GGCTGCGCGTAGCTCAGCAACTCGTCCTCTGGAGAATGCAGCAAAATCACGTTTGTTCGCATAGCTTGCTCCGCCCATATCCACGCATTGCAACCAAGGCCCATAAATACTGAAGCTTCCAGCCCCTTTTGCAGAATCGCTTTTGTGTAGTAGTCTGCATAACCTGGGTATTCTTTCAGTGATTCCGCGATATCGTAAATGCCATCGACAAGGATTAAAGTGCGAAAACAAGCGCGAACATGGGCATCTAGAACTGGAATttggagcgcacgctttgTTGAAGCAGGATCTGACTGCATCATTGCAGCGAGCAGCATCCAGGCGCCGACAGAGTGGCCCGCCAAGACCATATTGACCGCATCGTACGGCGCGTTTTGCTTATTTTGCGCCAAAAACGTCAATGCACTGTAGACATCCAAGATGTGATCCGGGAAGTTGATATCAGGTGTCTCCGGCGTGGTCAGCCTGTAGTTGACCAATGCGACAGCGCATCCTGGGTTGGATGTGGAGAGAAATTTTGCCATGGCATGAAACATGGATTTGTCTTCGGAGCACCACATTCCACTGTTGTGAGAAAATAGACAGTAGCGTACCCATGAACAAATACAAGGATTGGTACACGATTTACGTTTGTAGCTTCATGTGGGATGAAGAGATCCAGCGCTTGCCTTTCATCCGTCCCATCTGTATAGGGCAGAGCCAAGTACGTCATGGTGGAGCAAGTGGAGGTGGAGGAACGCCCGGGCCAACGAATCGCCATTGTTCAGTTTGGCGTCTGACACGATGGAGGAACTACCCGAGTCGCGCTTGGGCACAAAGGAGCATTGGGATGAGGTATACGAGTATGTAAAATTGCACTGTGCTTATACGATAGACGCGAATTTGATACGTACAAGGTGATTGGCGATGAGGGCGAAGTTTGGTGTGTACGATGACAAGGATAATAC
This region of Malassezia vespertilionis chromosome 9, complete sequence genomic DNA includes:
- a CDS encoding uncharacterized protein (COG:G; EggNog:ENOG503NW6K), with the protein product MTGMWCSEDKSMFHAMAKFLSTSNPGCAVALVNYRLTTPETPDINFPDHILDVYSALTFLAQNKQNAPYDAVNMVLAGHSVGAWMLLAAMMQSDPASTKRALQIPVLDAHVRACFRTLILVDGIYDIAESLKEYPGYADYYTKAILQKGLEASVFMGLGCNAWIWAEQAMRTNVILLHSPEDELLSYAQPCILLQRLAHLGATEQHSVTIPAPVQMHNPQNQIACWYAGKRTGSDAALVAQIYGPQVHGVPGRVQVDLTSLSGTHDGALHTEVFWTVLQRIAAQDSIHEAL